In Myxococcus stipitatus, the following are encoded in one genomic region:
- a CDS encoding DUF4240 domain-containing protein, which produces MADVVLGEEVSEMFWEIIRRANGQANELRRILWEMSEAEVARFHEEFVRTASVLRGEPFDVMVGPEVSEDGLMDIAYWSVAQGRDFYESILMRPERIPRHVSVDDPALMHHVTIEVFDEKFGKDLDFF; this is translated from the coding sequence ATGGCGGATGTGGTGCTCGGTGAAGAAGTCTCAGAGATGTTCTGGGAGATCATTCGGCGCGCCAATGGTCAGGCGAATGAGTTGAGGCGGATTCTCTGGGAGATGAGTGAGGCGGAAGTTGCTCGGTTTCACGAAGAGTTTGTTCGGACGGCCTCTGTGCTCCGAGGAGAGCCGTTTGATGTGATGGTGGGACCGGAGGTTTCGGAGGATGGGTTGATGGACATTGCGTACTGGTCGGTTGCTCAAGGTCGAGATTTCTACGAGAGCATTCTCATGCGACCTGAAAGGATTCCGCGGCATGTGAGTGTTGACGATCCCGCACTCATGCACCATGTGACCATCGAGGTCTTCGATGAGAAGTTTGGAAAAGACCTCGATTTCTTCTGA
- a CDS encoding acyl-CoA dehydrogenase family protein encodes MPRGRHCVPRSRESHVKTNSRSAVLQAVRELAPSLSARGAEIEQARRIPADVIAQLKSAGVFRMFVPRSHGGLDLPLLEGLEVLEELGRIDGSLGWTTMIGVGSPHLFAVLPRSEFDAIHAASPDVIAAGAMATQGEARTVAGGYRVTGRWNFATGCHHSDWFYGSCALKDENGKPVTGSDGKPALRTVLVPSSSARILDNWQVLGMRGSGSHDISVEDVFVPDVYAFDVAAAKPCLPSPHFVAPPLQISLHIGSVAVGIAQAALDDVVALAKSGKRRLYARHTLRESPQFQHRLGRAQSDLRAARAMLQELSGRFWTRCIEAPDSAMDFAAEILSTTAWLVDTSAEVVTACYRASGTSPVRDGSSLQRRFRDIHVLTQHASATDGWFAQSGSTLLGFDFALES; translated from the coding sequence GTGCCGCGTGGAAGGCATTGTGTCCCTCGTTCCCGGGAGTCGCACGTGAAGACGAACAGTCGGTCCGCGGTCCTCCAGGCGGTACGTGAGCTCGCGCCATCTCTCTCCGCGCGGGGCGCGGAAATTGAACAGGCACGGAGAATTCCCGCAGATGTGATTGCCCAACTCAAATCAGCGGGCGTGTTCCGGATGTTCGTGCCGCGCAGCCATGGGGGCCTGGACCTGCCGCTCCTGGAAGGGTTGGAGGTGCTGGAGGAGCTGGGGCGTATCGACGGCTCCCTCGGCTGGACGACCATGATTGGCGTGGGCAGCCCCCATCTGTTCGCCGTGTTGCCTCGCTCGGAGTTCGATGCCATCCACGCGGCCAGCCCGGACGTCATCGCCGCGGGCGCCATGGCGACGCAGGGCGAAGCTCGAACGGTGGCGGGCGGCTACCGCGTCACGGGACGATGGAACTTCGCCACGGGGTGCCATCACAGCGACTGGTTCTACGGAAGCTGCGCCCTCAAGGACGAAAATGGCAAACCTGTCACGGGCTCGGACGGCAAGCCCGCGCTGCGCACGGTGCTGGTGCCCTCCTCCTCCGCGCGCATCCTCGACAACTGGCAGGTGCTTGGAATGCGAGGCAGCGGCAGTCACGACATCTCCGTCGAGGACGTCTTCGTCCCAGACGTGTATGCTTTTGATGTCGCCGCGGCCAAGCCCTGCCTGCCCAGCCCCCACTTCGTCGCCCCTCCACTCCAAATCAGCCTGCACATCGGCTCGGTGGCTGTCGGCATCGCGCAGGCGGCCCTCGACGACGTGGTCGCCCTGGCGAAGTCAGGCAAGCGGCGCCTGTATGCGCGCCACACCCTTCGCGAGTCCCCTCAATTCCAGCACAGGTTGGGCCGCGCCCAATCCGACCTGCGCGCCGCGCGCGCCATGCTTCAAGAACTGTCCGGGCGCTTCTGGACCCGCTGCATCGAAGCGCCGGACTCCGCCATGGACTTCGCGGCGGAGATTCTCAGCACCACCGCGTGGCTCGTGGACACCTCCGCCGAGGTGGTGACGGCCTGCTATCGCGCCAGCGGCACCAGCCCCGTCCGCGATGGCTCATCCCTCCAACGGCGCTTCCGCGACATCCATGTGCTCACCCAGCACGCCTCCGCCACGGATGGCTGGTTCGCGCAGTCGGGCAGCACCTTGCTCGGGTTCGACTTCGCCCTGGAGTCCTGA
- a CDS encoding transposase — protein sequence MTPMQLKRLEGDLASFLESMFSGLGRVERRRAMDWYVKGLLLEGERKSIEPMAGRLVEQPSPRCNGFRRRLKACGTARRASLGAATGTAPSAAVSRN from the coding sequence ATGACTCCGATGCAGCTGAAGCGACTGGAGGGAGATCTGGCGAGCTTCCTCGAGTCGATGTTCTCAGGCCTGGGCCGTGTGGAGCGGCGCCGAGCCATGGACTGGTACGTCAAAGGACTCCTGCTCGAAGGCGAGCGCAAGAGCATCGAGCCGATGGCGGGGCGACTGGTGGAGCAGCCATCCCCTCGCTGCAACGGTTTCCGACGGAGGTTGAAAGCGTGTGGGACAGCTCGCCGTGCATCCCTTGGTGCTGCGACGGGCACGGCACCAAGTGCGGCCGTGTCACGAAACTAA